The sequence TTCTAATTTGTGCAGGCTCTAAACCAAATTCCGTCTTTATCGCTGTCGCAAAAGGAGCAAAATTAAACCAGACTACAAAGCTTAAGAAAAAAGCAAACCAAGTCAAGTGTAAAATGCGATAGCGACCGCTAAAGGAAAAAATTCCAGACATAGATAATTACTACTATAAAGGTTGTGAACTGCTGACACTAATTCCGTTTAAGGTTATTCAATCTGGTGTAAATAATATGACGAGGCGCTTCAAATACATTGTAACAAAATTTACCGTATCGCTACTTGTAGCTGTTTGAATGATTTTTTGGAATCCTATCGATGCAAAAACAGGATTTAAGCAATATTTAGAGCAATATTTAAATAATAAATTTATTTTCGACACAAGAATTTTGAGAATGGTGCTGCTGCTGTGAGCATGTAGTAAGCAGTTACGAGATGTAACCTAAAAAAATAAAGAGATAGATGACCTCTAATTAGCAATTTAGAAATAGTATAAATACTTAAAAAGATATTAATTAGTATATTTTATTTAAAGATAACTAAGTATAAAATTGTTGATAAATAGGTTAATCGAATTTATGATTATTTGAAAAAATGATACAGATGTTTTAGTAAATCATCTTTACGAAATTATTAATCATTATTTAAGGAAAATAAATAAATTCAATCCCAATCTAATAAATCATAGTGTTATAAAAAGAGGATTGATAAATTACTATTTTATTTAGTAGATTTAAATCAATCAGATAATAAATGATAAAAAGCGAGGATATAACCATGCAAGCAATCAAAATTAAACTATCAATTTTAGTGGGCGTATCCATGCTACTTTTAATGCCAAGTGTAGCTACAGCCAATAATAATTCAGCAGAAGAATCTATTAATTCTCAATCTTCATCCCTTATTTCTAGTTCTTCGTGCGGACGTGGTGATAGGTGTAGACCTCCTGCTTAATGGATATTTGAGGCTACTTTACTAATTTATAAATTTACAACTAGTCAATCATCCCCAGGTAGTTTTATCCGCCTGCGGGATATTTTTTTTGATAGCTAAAGCCGCATTTCCCCGTTTTTGGTTTCCTAAGCTGCTAGGCATTTAACTTATATATTTATTTGGCATTGATTAACGGCTACAACCCTTGTCCCTTCTTCCCTTTTCCTTCTTCCTTCTTCCAAGAGTATTGTGCATTTCTAATGCACAACAGCTTATTCCCTTATGTTAGTTTATCTCTACATCTGGGAACTCTATAAATATTACCTTGGCAGACTCATCGAGCTAGTCAAATAGTTATTAGAGAAAAATAAATGCGCGATCTCCACTATATATTATTAGCTTTATCAGTCACCTTTTTACTTTTACCAGTTTCAGAAGTTGAAGCACAGTTAATACCTGATAATACTTTAGGAAAAGAAAATTCTCTAGTTAATCCCGTTAATTCAGTTCAAAGGATTGATGGCGGTACGATTCGTGGCTCTAACTTATTTCATAGTTTTCAAGAATTCAATATTGGTAGTGGTAAGAGCGCTTACTTCAGCAATCCGGGTAATATCGAAAATATTCTGACTCGCGTTACGGGAAAAAATTCCTCCCTAATTTTGGGAAAGTTAGGAGTATTGGGTAATGCTAATTTATTCCTAATTAATCCTAATGGAATTATTTTTGGTGAGAATGCCCAATTAGATATTAATGGTTCATTTGTTGGCTCTACAGCAGATAATATTAAATTTGCTGATGGCAGAGAATTTAATGCAGTTAACCCCTCAGCGAATCCGATTTTGACTATAAATGTTCCTTTGGGTTTGCAATATAAAGGTAATGGCGGAAATATTGAAGTGCGCGGTACAGCAACATCGAATTTAAAAGTACCAGATAAAAAATCCTTAGCCCTAGCAGGCGGAAATATTAAATTTGATGGTGGGAAACTAACTGCACCAGCAGGCGGAATTGATTTATTTGCAGTCACTAACGGTGAAGTTTCTTTAGTTAATAGTAACGGACGAATAAATTTAAAAACCCCTTTAGGTATTGAGTACGGTGATATTGAGTTTTTGAATGCCTCTAATATCGATGCCAGCGGAAACAGTGGAGGTTCTATTCAGGTACGAGGTAGAAATATAAGCCTGAAAGGAAACTCAATTATTTCTACAAATACTGATGGAGATGGCTTTGGAAAAACATTAAATATTACAGCTACAGAATTACTTAAAATAAGTGCAAGCGATTTATTCGCGGATGTCCAAGACAACGCAACTGGAACTGGTGGCGATTTAGTTGTTAATAGCAAAAACTTGATAGTTACTGATGGAAGTATTCTATCGAGTAGCACTTTTGGTTTGGGTAATAGTGGTAATCTAACTATTAAAACAATTAACTTGCAAGTAGACAATGCAGGCAGAATTGATGTTACAACTTATGACTTTGGTAATGGTGGTAATTTAACTATTGAAACAGCTAACTTGCAAGTATACGATGGGGCACAAATTACTGCGATCGCTTTTGGAAAAGGAAATGCTGGTAATATGGAGATTAAAGCCAATTTAGTAGAATTGGTTGGTTTTAGGCAATCGAGTGATATACCTCTTAAAAGTGGATTGTTTGCCAACGCTCTTCAAGAAAACGGGCAAGGTGGGAATTTAAATGTAACAGCTAATCGGTTAGTTATCCGCGATGGAGCAACTATCAACGCTAGTAATTTTCTCAGCTTCGATCCCGATAATCTTCTAGGTAGAGCTGGTACCGGTGCAGCAGGAAACATTGATATCAATTCGCCATTTGTTCTATTAGAAAATCAAGGCATAATTACAGCAAACGTCAATGCTGGAGACAAAGGTAATATCAATATTCAATCCCAAAACTTGCAGCTACGAAAAGGAAGTGTCATTTCAACTAACGCAAAAAACAGTGCAGATGGTGGAAATATAAACATTGACACAAATACTTTAGTCGCATTAGAAAACAGCGATATTGCCGCTAATTCAGAAGGAAGTTTCGGAGGTAGAGTAATTATCAATGCTAAAGGTATTTTGGGTACCCAGTTTCAACAGCAACTTACTCCGCAAAGCGATATTACTGCAACTTCTTCTTTAGGAGCTTCTTTTAGTGGTGTAGTAGACATTAACACCATCGCCGTAGATCCCAACTCCGGATTAATCGAATTACCCCAAACCCTTACTGACTCCAGCCAAAAAATCAAAGCTGGATGTGATGCAACTGCGGGAAACAACTTTGTTGTCAGCCCCAGAGGTGGTTTACCACAAAGCCCCGATGACTTATTTAATGGCAGCACAATATATACAGAATTAAATGATGTAATACCAATACAAGATATAGCTTCTGATATTAACGATCGCAATCATCAAAATTATCGCAATCGCTTGTCAAGCGTTGAGAATAAACATAAAAATCAAAATAAAAATCAAATTGTAGAAGCTACCGGATGGGTAGTTGATGGTAAGGGTGATGTGGTATTAGTTGCAAAAATGCCCCAACACAGCCAAAAGTCTCCCAAAATTAATTCAGCTTCTTGTAACGATTTTTCTTCTTAACTGTTTCCTCGCTTGGGCTGCACCTCCAAAACATCTATATACAAAAAATATTTCAAAGATCGAAAACTTTCTTCAAACGCTTGCGAACCCAAACTACCGGATTAATATCATCTTCCGACTCATCAATTAAACCCATTTCTCGCAATTGCTGCTGACGGGAAGTTAATTCTTCTTGATGCTTCGCTAACTCGTTAACTATTTCTTCCGCCAATTCCGGATTACCTTTTAAAAGTTTTTCAAAACCTTGATTATTAATCACAAATAAAGTTGTATCTTCTAAAGCTTTAACTGTCGCCGTGCGGGGAATTGCTAACATTAAAGCTAACTCTCCGAAAAATTGTGCTTTTCCTAGAGTTGTTAGATGTTTATTGATTTTTGAAACAAAAACTTCCACTTTACCAGATAAAATAATATAAAAAGCATCCCCTGGATCATTTTCTTTAAATAATATTTCTGACTCTTTTATTTGCTGACGATATCCAATCTCTAATAATTTGCGTAAATCTAGGTCGTTAAAATTTTGAAAATATATAACCTGCCGTAATAAAGTTCTTAAAGATATTTTTTTTTGCTGAGTTTCAAATTTGTTATATTGAGAATATAAAGAAAAACTCTTTTCATTTACATATCGATTTGTAACAAAATAAATGCCCTGGCGGCGTAAATTGTATTCGATAGCATAATTTAAAATACTTCTAACATGATTTTTATCCTGAATTTGATTTATCCATACTCTCAAATCAAAATCTAAATAACCATTAGCAAAACCGTTAAAAATTACCTGCGGGGGATTATCTTTAGCGACTAATGGCTCCATGTAAGCCGCATCAAGTAAAATTTCAGTAACTATTAATGGGTCATTTCCGTATTCTATATTTATTGAAAGACAAATTTGTACATTACTATCGTTGTAAGTACAATTAAGAATAGGTTTTTGCACCAATTCGCTATTAGGAATAATTAAACTACTACCATCAAGAGTTTGGATAACAGTAGAACGTAAAGTAATTTTTTTAACTCTTCCTTGTAAGGTTTTAAATTCTTCTGATATCCATAATTCAATAATATCGCCAACTTTAATAGAACGTTCAACTAATAGAGTTAACCCGCTGATAAAGTTCGCAGTTATATTCTGAATACCGAAGCCAAGCCCAATACCTAAACCACCGGCTAATACAGCTAGAGAAGCTAAATTAAAACCCGTACTTTCCAGAACAATTAGAAAACCTAACGAGCCAAAAATATAGGTAAATATTGTTGCAAGAGCTTCTCTGTTACCTTCATCTATGCCAAAATTTATAAGTAATTTATTTTTGAGTAAATTATAAAGAATTCGACAAAAAATAATAACTACTACAAATGAAAAAACTAGCTGTAGTAGCGATGCGAAGGATATGGAAGTTTCTCCAATTTTTAAAACAGGTTTCTCCAAAATTTGAGATAGCTCTAATAATATTTTCTCTATAAATATTCTCATACTTGTTTCAGCCCGCATAGGCGGGCATGTTGGTAGTAGATTTAATCTATTATCAGAAACTTATAACTTCTAAAGTATCAATAATATATTTAGCTGCTTCCACAAAAACCTCATCCATATTTTGAAATTTATCGGGATGAATTAACGATTGTAACTGATTAAAAGTTTTTGTGTCATCAATACCATCACCACTAAAACCGCTTTCCAATACCGCTGTATATTTATGCTCGATATCCAAGAAATCAGCGGCTTTCTGCAAATATTTCTTTTCCTCAATCGAGATTTCTCCATCTACAGCAGACATTTCATAGCAAAAACTCATCATTAATATTTTTTCCGATTCCGATAAAGATTTCGCGAGTTTTAACCATTCTTGAGGATGTTGATAAATACCAGTTTGCGGTACTTTATTGACTAAAGTTTCCATAATTTCCCGCATTTGCCTGTTTTTATGAGGAATTAAACGCTTAATAGTCTTTGCTAACAATTTCTTTTCAGCTTCTTCCTGCATTCCATCAGCTTCAATCACACCCCAAGTGATGATAAGTAAAACAGTTAAGAAAATTAAAGTATCGTTAATATCGGTTTTAACAAATTTTTTATCTGTCAAACTAGATAATAACTCTACAGCATCTAAGCTGACAAAACGCAAATTTAAATGGCTAAAATTTGGCGGAGAAATAAAATCTTGTAACTCATTCCAAGCCGATTGTTCAACTTTTTTTCCACTATACCAAGCTTCTAATACTTCTGTATATTTAGTTGATACTTTTAGAGCATTTCCTGCCGCTTTTAAATATTCTTTTTCGCTATCATCAATATGTCCATCTACCGCCGACATTTCGTAAGAAAAATTCATCAACAAAGTTCTTTCTTGTTGTGATAGACTAGCCGTCAACTTTAACCATTCAGAAGGATTCTGGTATACCGCATTTTCTCGGTTGCCATCAATTAATTGTTGAATTAATACTGTTACATCACCTTTTGATGGAATTAATTGATCGATAGTTTTTTCTAATAACTGTGTTTCCGATTCTGTCACTACCCCATCAGCAAACATAACTCCAAAAGTCATGGTGATTAATGATGCTAAAAACATCAATTCGGGAGTTACTTGCTTATGATGTAATTTTCGTTTTGTCAAACGGGATAATAACTCAACAGCTTCGGAACTAACTAATTTAGCATCAGAATTTACTGCTTGTTTTCCGACTATATTTGAGTCAAATATTACTGTATTCATATACTTAACTTCCTCAAAATGAACATTGATAAGAACGCACCCAAAAATGAATTTATTTTTAAAGCCAATCAACCGTTGCTTTTAGACGATCCTTCTGTAGTTTGGATGATTGAATCGGGAACTGTAGCGCTGTTTGCAGTTGTAATACAGGATGGGATACCAGTAAGCGAACGTCGTTATCTTTTCAGTTGCAATCCTACAGAGGCATTATTTGCCATCGATTCTACTAAGGTTAAATCGATAGTTACATCAAACGATAACAATGACCATCCGAAAAAATACGGGATATTGGCTGTTGCTATCGAGGAAGCATCTTTAACTCAAATCCTTCAAGACGACTTTGAAGCTTTGAGAAGTAACGATTCGACTCGACTAATACCAAAATCTGCAGGAAAAGAATTTATTCAACTAGCAGAAACTTGGATTGAGAAATTTTCGATTTTCCCTGGTGTCGTTAATGCTTCAAGCATTTTTGATACTTCGGTTGCATACACTTGGGATGATGCCTCAGTTTTGCATACTTGGGAAAGGGTTTCAGAAAAATTAGGACATTTGCACAGAGATTTTCTGCGCTATTTTGAGAAATTAGAACAAGATGAAAGCCAAGAAAAGCTTGCTCAATTTCAAGCAAGAGAACAGCTTAATCGTCGAGTTACCGAGACTTCATTAAGGGAACTAGCTTCCATATTTAAGACTAAAAGTCAAGGGTTTATTCAAGAAGACAGCGAGCTATTAATGGCTGCTGGTGCAGTGGGAAGAACTTTAGGAATTACGATTCGACCTCCCGTAAAGTCAGAAGACTTAAACCGCGTTAAAGAACCGATTGAGGCTATCGCAAGGGCTTCTCGGATTCGGATGCGTCGCGTCATCCTAACCCCTAATTGGTGGAAGAAAGATGCTGGTCCCCTGATAGGTTACGTTGGCGAGGAAAAACGTCCTGTAGCTTTATTACCTGCTAGCAGCGGTAATTACGATATCTTCGATCCGAAAATCTGCAAACGAATTCCTTTAGAAAAGTTTATTGAAAATGAAGAATTAGAACCTGTAGCTTATATGTTTTATCGGTCTTTACCCGAGAAAGCATCTAAAGCCATAGAACTGATTAAATTTGCAGTTAGAGGTAGGCTTAAAGATTTAGCTGTAGTAATTATTGCAGGTGTTATTGGTACCTTATTGGGTATGCTAACTCCCCAAGCTACCAGTATTATTATTGATAAAGCCATTCCCGATGCCGACCGGGGGTTATTAGTGCAAATTAGTTTTGGTTTGTTAGCAGCAAGCTTTGGTACTGCTGTATTTCAACTAACACAAAGCTTTGCTTCATTAAGATTGGAAAGCAGTTCGGACGCTACCACTCAAGCTGCTGTTTGGGATAAATTATTAACCTTGCGAATGTCGTTTTTTCGCGCTTATTCTATTGGGGATTTGCAATCGCGAGTTTCAGCGATTAGTCAGATGCGTCAGTATCTGAGCAGCAGCACGTTACAAACTATTTTTACCAGCTTCTTTTCCCTACTAAATTTAGCTTTGTTGTTTTACTACAATTCCCGCTTGGCTTTGGTAGCAATAGGTGTAGCAGTTGTCTCAATAATTATTACTAGTATTTCTGGTATTATCACTCGACGCAAGCTGCGTCCTTTAGAAGAAATACAAGGGGATATTTCCGGTTTGATGGTGCAGTTAATTGGTGGGGTTTCTAAATTAAGAATTTCAGGAGCAGAAAATAGGGCTTTTGCTCACTGGTCTAAGAAATACACCAAACAGCTAAAGTTAATGTTAAGCAGTCAATTGATAGAAGATTTGGTTGGCTTATTTAATATCTTAATTCCCACCATTGCTTCCATAATTATTTTTGCTTTATCAGCTAACTTAATGTTCGGGGCAAATACACAGAATCCTCAAGCTTCTCCACCTTTAACTGCTGGAACTTTCTTAGCATTTAATTCTGCTTTTGGAACTTTTATGGGTGGTGTTGTAGGTTTAAGTAATACAATTATTTCTATTTTAGAAGTAATCGTTTTATGGGGTCGTGCAAAACCAATTCTGATAGCTACCTCTGAGATAGATTTGAGTAAAGCTGACCCAGGAAAACTAACTGGTACAGTAGAGTTAGAACATATATCTTTTCGCTATCGAGAAGACGGTCCTTTGATTTTGAATGATGTAAATATCAAAGCAGCAGAAGGAGAATTTATTGCATTTGTTGGGCCGAGCGGTAGCGGTAAATCTACTATTATCCGCTTGCTGCTAGGATTTGATACACCGGAAGTAGGTACAGTTTATTATGATGGTCAAGACTTATCCGGATTGGATATATCGGCAGTCCGTCGTCAATTAGGCGTAGTATTGCAAAACGGAAGAATTAGCAGCGCTTCAATATTTGAAAATATCTCTGGTGGTGCTTTAATTACTATGGATGAAGCCTGGGAAGCCGCTCGAATGGCAGGATTTGCCGAAGATATTGAAGGAATGCCAATGGGGATGCATACTGTAATATCCGAAGGTGGTACCAATCTTTCTGGAGGACAACGGCAACGTTTGTTAATCGCTCGTTCTTTGGTATTAAAGCCCAAAATTTTGATTTTTGATGAGGCAACTAGTGCTTTAGATAACCGCACCCAAGCAATTGTAAGTGAAAGTTTAGACCAGCTACAGGTGACACGCATCGTAATTGCTCACCGTCTGAGTACTATCCGCAATGCAGACCGCATTTATGTAATTGAAGCTGGGAGAGTAATGCAACAGGGAAACTTCGAGCAACTTTCACAACAGGAAGGTCTATTTGCAAGTTTGATGGCTAGGCAAATGGCTTAATGATAAATACTTAAGAATCTAAGATTTTAGGGGTAAGTACAGAAAAATCAATTTTAAGCGTTACTTTGACTAAACTTCTGGGAACAATCAAGGAGTATGCTTTCCAACTATTGAATTAACCAGACGCAATGTTAGCAACTGAACCCCTGAAACTGGATTCTTACTTACGTACTTTAGTCAATAAAGCAAGTTATTTAACGGAGCGTCTCAATCAAGATGTTGTTCCTACTGTCTCAAAATCCGATGAATCCACAATAAATTCTCATCTGGAATTTTGGTGTCAAGTTCTTGCTAAAGGTAATAAAGAACAGTTTCAACGGCGTTTAGCTGCTGATAAATTAGATATAGATAAATTGCATACTCTCTTAGGAGAAGTTGAATATCCTCAGTCTCAACCTCTACCTGCTTGGGGGCAGACTTTAAAATTAGTTCTGCAAGCCGCCCAAAAACCCTTGAATACAGAATTATCTGACTTTTCATCAGAAAACCCAATTCCCTTTGAACCGTTTTATCAACCTTTTATACAAGTTGCTCAAAATCAACTTTTATCTCGCGTAGATTTAGATATACTCGGTGAAGACGCGCAAAAAACTTTATGGATAAGTTTACTAGATCGTTTAAGAAATATTGCCATTAAAACACTGTTTACAGAATTTGCAGAATTTCGTTCTTCGGGAAATTCCCTAAAAGATTTTTTCTTAATTCAATTGCAAGGCAAAAATAGCCAGGAAAAATATCATGCCTTTTTGAAGCATTTATTTCAAGATGGCTTACTTGGTTTATTTGAAAAATATCCAGTTTTGGCAAAGCTGTTAGCTACTGCGATTGATTATTGGGTAGATGCAACTGTAGAGTTTATTAATCGTCTGAGAACAGATTTGCCAGCAATTGAAAAACTATTTTCACCAGACACAGCCTTGCAAAAGGTAGTTGAACTAAAAGCTAATTTATCTGATTTGCACAATCAAGGGCGCTCTGCAACTGCTTTAACTTTTGATACGGGTTTGAAATTAGTATATAAACCCAAAGACGTAGAAATGGAATTGGCTTATAACAAAATAATTTCCTGGTGTAACGAAAATGGCAGTCCTTTACCTTTAAAAACTTTTACCGTTTTATCTCAAGCCAAATATGGATGGGTGGAATTTGTATATCAAGATGATTGTCCCGACGAAGCCGCAGCAGAACGTTACTATCAAAGAGCGGGAATGATTCTAGCTATAATGCATTTGCTTTTAGCAACCGACTGTCACCACGAAAACTTAATTGCTAGTGGAGAACATCCAGTACTAATAGATTTAGAAACATTATTGACTCATCAGACAACAAAATCTCACGATTCAAACTCCGAAATTCCTCAATCTGCATTCGATATACTCGACAAACAATTAGAAAAATCTCTGATTCGGACAATGCTACTCCCTCAAAAGGGTTTAATCGCAAAAGATTCTGTTGAAATTGATTTGAGTGGATTCGGAGGAGTCGAAGAATATAAAAGTGCTATGCCGAAGCTACGGTATGTTAATACCGATGGCATGAATATTGCTTATGAAATTATTAGTATTGAAAGTCATGCTAATGTTCCCAAAGTCAATGGAGTAAATTTATCTCCTCTTTCTTATGTGGAAAGTTTGGTGACTGGCTTTGAGCAAATGTATCGCTTCCTTAAGAACCAAAAACAGGCTTTATTAAAACCAGGTAGCCCTTTAATGGAACTAGCCAATCAAAAGGTGCGCTATGTTTTTCGAGCAACTCACATTTACCATTCTATTATCCAAGATAGCTATTCTCCAGAATACTTAGATTCAGGGATAAAACGTAGTTTAGCCTTAGAAGTATTAGCCCGCGCTTTCGTTGTTAACGAAGCAATGTTAAATAGAATCAGCATTTTAAATGCAGAGCGTCAAGCTGCCGAAGATGGTGATATTCCTTTTTTTGCGGTAAATACCAGCGAATCTAATTTACCTTTACCAACCCAAGAAGTTGTAACGGATTTATTTATCCAACCAAGTTTTACAGCAGCTATCAATCAACTTGAAAATTTGAATCAAACTAATTTAGCTCAGCAAGTTGCTGTAATTCGAGGGACTTTTGCGGCTCGGTATACTAAAGAACCTGCACTATCTGCAAATTCTGTGGCTGTAAATTTCAAGGAAAATCTGAAAGAAGATGTCATAGCTCCCGATATTTTTGTAGAGCAAGCAATTACTTTAGCAAACGAACTGAAGCAGACAGCAACCTTTGGTGAAGACGGTAGCGTTGCTTGGTTGGGTTTAGGCTACAGAACTACAACCGAAGGTTTTCTTTTTCAGCCTTTAGGTTCAAATTTATACGATGGCAATTGCGGTATAGCTTTATTTTTGGCAGCTTTAGCAAAAATTACTCAAGACTCACAATGGAGCAATTTAGCATCCCATTCTCTACAACCTCTTTTACAAATACACAAAACAGAGTCATCAGAAAGACTAGCGAGATTTACCAGAAAGATGGGCATTGGTGGAGCAACGGGTTTAGCTTCAATTGCTTATACTTTAGTGCATACCAGTAAGTTGTTAGCAGACAACAATTTATTGACAACCGCTAAAAATATAGCTTTATTAATTACTCCAGAATCAATTGCCTCAGAAAAATATTTTGATATTACTAGAGGTGTCGCAGGAGCGATTTTAGGTCTTTTAGCGGTTTATAAAACTAACCCCGAAGATAAAAGACTATTAGATTTAGCTATTAACTGTGGCGAGCATTTGCTAAAACAGCAAATATCTATAAACGAGTACAAAACTTGGAAAACCTGGAATGGAATTGCTTTGACAGGCTTTTCCCAAGGTGCGGGCGGAATCGCTTATGCTTTATTAAATCTGTGTAAAATCACCGCACGAGAAGAATTTTTGCAAGCAGCTAAAGAAGCGATCGCTTATGAAAAAAGCTGTTTTTGTGAAGAAGCTGGTAACTGGCAAGATTTGCGTACAGAAAATAATCAGTATCAAGTTAGCTGGGCGCATGGTGCTGCCGGTATTGCCTTAGCGCGTATAAATAGCTTATCTATACTCAACACTCCAGAAATCATTGCAGAAATTAATACAGCTTTAGAAACTACCCAAAAATGCGGGATTTCGACTGTAGATAATCTAGCTTGGGGTAACTTTGGACGCATCGAAACTTTACTAGTTGCCGCTCAAGTTCTTAACCGTCCGGAATTATTACAAATAGCTCGCAACTCAAGTATAAAATTAGTCGAGCAAGCCCGAGAAAAAGGCGGTTTTAGGCTTTATTCTAATATACTAAGTCCAGTATTTAACCCAGCATTTTTACACGGTACCAGCGGTATTGGCTATCAATTATTACGTTTAGCATATCCAGAATTACCATCTATTTTGAGTTTTGAATTTTAATAAATAATAGGTAAGGCACTACCGTAAATTGCGGAA comes from Rivularia sp. PCC 7116 and encodes:
- a CDS encoding type 2 lanthipeptide synthetase LanM family protein, yielding MLATEPLKLDSYLRTLVNKASYLTERLNQDVVPTVSKSDESTINSHLEFWCQVLAKGNKEQFQRRLAADKLDIDKLHTLLGEVEYPQSQPLPAWGQTLKLVLQAAQKPLNTELSDFSSENPIPFEPFYQPFIQVAQNQLLSRVDLDILGEDAQKTLWISLLDRLRNIAIKTLFTEFAEFRSSGNSLKDFFLIQLQGKNSQEKYHAFLKHLFQDGLLGLFEKYPVLAKLLATAIDYWVDATVEFINRLRTDLPAIEKLFSPDTALQKVVELKANLSDLHNQGRSATALTFDTGLKLVYKPKDVEMELAYNKIISWCNENGSPLPLKTFTVLSQAKYGWVEFVYQDDCPDEAAAERYYQRAGMILAIMHLLLATDCHHENLIASGEHPVLIDLETLLTHQTTKSHDSNSEIPQSAFDILDKQLEKSLIRTMLLPQKGLIAKDSVEIDLSGFGGVEEYKSAMPKLRYVNTDGMNIAYEIISIESHANVPKVNGVNLSPLSYVESLVTGFEQMYRFLKNQKQALLKPGSPLMELANQKVRYVFRATHIYHSIIQDSYSPEYLDSGIKRSLALEVLARAFVVNEAMLNRISILNAERQAAEDGDIPFFAVNTSESNLPLPTQEVVTDLFIQPSFTAAINQLENLNQTNLAQQVAVIRGTFAARYTKEPALSANSVAVNFKENLKEDVIAPDIFVEQAITLANELKQTATFGEDGSVAWLGLGYRTTTEGFLFQPLGSNLYDGNCGIALFLAALAKITQDSQWSNLASHSLQPLLQIHKTESSERLARFTRKMGIGGATGLASIAYTLVHTSKLLADNNLLTTAKNIALLITPESIASEKYFDITRGVAGAILGLLAVYKTNPEDKRLLDLAINCGEHLLKQQISINEYKTWKTWNGIALTGFSQGAGGIAYALLNLCKITAREEFLQAAKEAIAYEKSCFCEEAGNWQDLRTENNQYQVSWAHGAAGIALARINSLSILNTPEIIAEINTALETTQKCGISTVDNLAWGNFGRIETLLVAAQVLNRPELLQIARNSSIKLVEQAREKGGFRLYSNILSPVFNPAFLHGTSGIGYQLLRLAYPELPSILSFEF